The Triticum aestivum cultivar Chinese Spring chromosome 7B, IWGSC CS RefSeq v2.1, whole genome shotgun sequence genome window below encodes:
- the LOC123161146 gene encoding uncharacterized protein, whose product MKWRKVLKEAYTLETLQTVCRFIRCHPPVLCLLLCLLILYKYYFSWLSLLVAASPIFVFTGLFLGVILTYGEPNNPENDHIYKKIEKAPETWNIHNTAKPIEDVCIPRIISSEERIANHNNNENKFRKGSHSRGSSSKSASSASDGSEIDTHPMLHAFHELRSAANSSVSSQDGDSIDSNIEDETGNQEGNDENELEEKGSAKVVAWTADDQKSILKIGCLEIERNQRLETLIGRRARKYVGRNLREFGNNEPLPTKEELSKFNLQIPTIFAPRINPFDLPYNEDNFPESAPSAPTKMRNAFDITCEQEDESSSTGGANSSNVEPTCVASQIRKITMLRSHESFTEGASFLANFRQNLQPSRFKPYFVTENMSDEGTTVPSLQGEASEKSSVQDLDNFSVNDQEIQNVLLALDTETPVLISDSSDDDMYLPGEHINDWVEAQNNENLNLCHAAPLEGLSVVQYPQEMETMSNALHQMSPHSCDLDLMPSSTEATEPFARNSNEVPGKEVDTLDDTQMGDPVDDTSPSGSDKPTSMSSPIGVLLLHEGYPHTAATSKEEMGLPSMSEVPSSEIASPSLASLEESRQNKTSEIRDS is encoded by the exons ATGAAATGGCGAAAGGTTTTAAAAGAGGCATACACATTGGAGACACTGCAAACTGTTTGCCGATTCATTCGGTGCCATCCTCCAGTTCTCTGTTTATTGCTTTGCCTATTAATATTGTACAAGTACTACTTCAGCTGGCTCTCTCTCCTTGTGGCTGCATCACCAATCTTCGTATTCACTGGTTTATTCCTTGGGGTCATCCTAACTTACGGTGAACCGAACAATCCGGAAAATGATCATATCTACAAAAAGATAGAGAAGGCTCCTGAAACTTGGAATATTCACAACACTGCTAAACCAATTGAGGATGTATGTATTCCAAGAATTATATCTAGCGAAGAAAGAATAGCTAACCACAACAACAATGAAAATAAATTTCGGAAGGGATCTCATAGCCGAGGCTCTTCATCCAAATCAGCATCAAGTGCATCAGATGGCTCAGAAATCGATACCCATCCCATGCTTCACGCATTTCATGAGCTTAGGTCGGCCGCCAATTCATCGGTGTCTTCTCAAGATGGGGATTCCATTGACAGCAACATTGAGGATGAAACCGGAAATCAAGAGGGCAATGATGAAAATGAACTTGAGGAGAAAGGAAGTGCTAAAGTTGTGGCATGGACTGCTGACGATCAGAAGAGCATCTTGAAAATTGGATGTTTGGAGATTGAGAGAAACCAAAGGTTGGAGACCTTGATTGGACGCAGGGCTAGAAAATATGTAGGTAGGAACTTGAGAGAGTTTGGCAACAATGAGCCTCTCCCAACAAAGGAGGAGCTCTCAAAATTTAATCTTCAAATTCCAACTATTTTTGCACCTAGGATAAATCCTTTCGATCTTCCCTACAACGAAGATAACTTCCCAGAGTCTGCCCCATCTGCACCAACTAAAATGAGAAATGCATTTGACATTACATGCGAGCAAGAGGATGAAAGTAGCTCCACTGGAGGTGCTAACTCAAGTAATGTGGAGCCTACTTGTGTTGCGTCTCAAATAAGAAAGATTACAATGCTTAGGAGCCATGAGAGCTTCACAGAAGGAGCATCATTTCTCGCTAATTTCCGGCAAAATCTACAACCTTCTCGGTTCAAACCATACTTTGTTACAGAAAACATGTCCGACGAGGGGACTACAGTTCCAAGTCTTCAAGGAGAAGCTAGTGAAAAGAGCTCGGTTCAGGATTTGGACAATTTTTCAGTTAACGATCAAGAAATCCAAAATGTTCTATTGGCTCTCGACACCGAGACACCCGTACTAATTAGTGATTCATCAGATGATGACATGTATCTACCAGGTGAACATATAAATGATTGGGTGGAAGCTCAAAACAATGAAAATTTAAATTTATGTCATGCTGCTCCATTAGAAGGACTTAGTGTAGTGCAATACCCACAAGAAATGGAGACGATGAGCAATGCTTTACATCAGATGTCTCCACATTCATGTGATCTTGACTTGATGCCATCATCAACTGAAGCTACAGAACCTTTTGCACGTAATAGCAATGAAGTACCAG GCAAGGAAGTTGATACCCTTGATGACACCCAGATGGGTGACCCAGTTGACGATACAAGTCCATCTGGAAGCGATAAGCCTACATCTATGAGTTCTCCAATTGGTGTACTTTTGTTGCATGAAG GCTATCCTCATACTGCTGCTACGAGCAAGGAAGAAATGGGTTTACCATCAATGAGTGAGGTTCCTTCTAGTGAGATAGCCTCCCCTAGTTTGGCTTCATTGGAGGAAAGCAGACAAAACAAAACTTCAGAGATAAGGGACTCATGA